The DNA region ctttatcCTTTTGTCTTTTCGTCCAACCACTCcactatcattttttttaattttttttaatccaccCACTCACCCACTCCACTGTGTTATTTTCCTCATTGACAGCCATCTTGCCTCACAGATGGAGTTGCAGATCGCAGACTCTCTTTCACTCACTCTTCTCAATTCCTTTACAGTCtagagtaatttatttttataataaaattgggATATAAACAATAACCATATGAGATAAATTTGTGAAGAAGATGctgattttttttctaattttgtttcAAGGTTCGCCGAAGCAGCAGGTGCAAGTCAACGGATGGTGAGACTGAAAATCCGAGCAGTAAGACGAGTCTTCAAGGATATGGGAGGACATCATCTATCTATTCATGGGCGAAGCTCTACCGTTGATGGTGGTTGGCGACGACGGCAGCAGCAACGGACGAACGAGTTCCTGTCCTGGCAAATAAATGTGAGACCAAGTTATGCCAATTATGTGAAACTCCAAAATCTAGCCTGGATACGCATAAATACTGAAAGAAAGTattaatttatgtgtttgtCATCTAATTTGCTGGCCCTTTTTGGACTCATGCTGGACTGAACGACGTGTTAGAGTTAAAGAGTTTTCCGGTTGCATATTGTGTTTTTAtcaaatttcatattcaatTCAAGTGCTTGACTGGACAGTTTGATTTGTCCCCTCAGTCTTTACGACGAACAGCAGCAACCGATGGAACTTGTCCCCAGTGATCTCCTCCTCAGGCGGCGATCACTGGAGAAAGTATCTTTATATTTTCCCTCTCCTTCATTCATCTTCCACTTCTTGGGTCTTGCGATCACTACAAAGGCCAAAATTATTGGTGGCATGACAGATGAGATGGAAAACCTGTAGCCATTGTGGGGACTACTGCATGACTCATTACGCATTATTAACAATGGACAGTActgataaaacaaaaacaagatgtaaaaaaatgcaataatagaGGTGAGACACAACAACAAGatctacaaaacaaaaaaaaaaagcaataataTAATGGGGGAGACCACAACATGACTCATTATGCACTCTTAATTATGGAGCTGATACTGATTAAGAAAAGACAAGATTAAgaagaccataaataaaaaaaaaattaagtgattggatttttttttgttgtgtcgGAATAGTTAGCCGCACCATATAATGAGAAAGATAGGATCGCGTAAacctgttatttggtgaatacaacaacaaaatgatagGAGTGATTGGATTGGACAACCAAATTCACTATGCTTAAAGAACAAATCGACATTTAGGGTGGGGTACCACGTGACTCATGCTACTTacaaggatatatatatatatatatatatatatatatatatatatatatatatatatatttatttatttatttatttatttatttatttatttatttatttatataaaataacattGAAATAAATGCCAAAAACAGTTTTAAAAACATTCAATACAAATGGCCATTGTAACAACGCCATTTCCATACCAAAATTTTTTTACGAcctttgctaaaaaaaattcttacaaAACCATTGTGGAATCACAtctacgcaaaaaaaaaaaatctacaacgACGTTCAGGTATTTCTTTTTTACTGATGATGAAAATCTAAGTTCCGAATTTACAATTTCCATACTACAATAagtgaaaacaataattttgaagGACATGAGATCTTACCAAATGATATCCATGTAATTTCCTAAACTGCTGAACTTTCATTGTTAGGctgatatatctatatattttgcTGTGATATGTATATTTCATCTTCGATTTACTTAACTCatagcttatatatatgtatgtcgcGTGATTGTTCTTCGTCGTATCATTACTTAagccacaaacatatataattatatacatcatTACTTaagacacaaacatatatacacaatttacaaCAGATCGTGACAAATTGTTCAACTTCATgcttaaaaaatataacaaaaaattatttaatcaacttATAGAATTGGACACATGGTTTGCAGCtttatggtttaaaaaaaatattcttatttaattataaagtacacgtatatacatgcatctcaaagaaagcaaaagattgtcacctttttttacTTGGGCACATGGCTTACAACTTGTTTAAAATctctatgttttaaaaaaaaatcgtgtAAAAGTACACGTATATCCGCACACCTCAAAGAAAGTAAAAGATTATCAACTCTTTTTTACGCATATATCCATAGCTCAAACCAAGCAAAAGATTTCCAACTTTTTTAATCTCTCTTTAATTGAGCTGAAGGTTAATACACACAGGAAAAAAATAGTATTCATCTTCctacttgataattttttttttcaaaacaggtTATTGATCAAGTGATCTGTTGCTCATTTGTTTGAGTCAATTTCAATAGCCGCACTTCTCAAACTGTGAGTTAAAAATTACACCTTTGCACACctcttttaattgtaaaaacttatttctattcttacaaaattatttatatttatattcatttatgcttatttattttttatgtcgCATTTAGCCATTTAGGTGGAATTTAGTTTGCTTCTCAGCAAATATTGAGCAAGTTATCTACTActcatttgtttaataatttaaaccccTACAACAAACAAATCATTTGGAGATCATTTTGTACATGTTCGATtcgtacttttatattttttattatacattgatgcaatttgacacaactttttttttattgagatggacaataatttaaatacatgtataagtcttcatttcaaattgtttatgttttctttcgtgcaacacaactaactttatttaaagaaataaaagcattacatgttagtacatttatttgaatatgagatatgaacaaccaaaaacacaagTTTCTATGTTTGTTTTAGAAACTGTACGAACAAAAAACCCAAAGTAGGACACTAacaatgatgtaggagaatgaactaataaacttgtatatataaatgctacaactctatttattatcaataaacttgtatgtatgaatctccgtttgacaaaaataaactagctctttatatttatatcgtacataactattgaaataacactcttgacctcttaattaaattcaaatttaaacaaaaaaaattacaaaataaataccaaagaatttaaattttaacacattttttaatatcattgtatttattcGATCTTTGTTGGGCATTATACTACCCGCATCGCGCGTGCCACCGCTAGTGTGTCTAATATAGGGAAGAATGAAAAGAGACAAGAGGAGTAGATATGAAAAGTCACAAATAACCTTAGAAAACTCTAGACAGTAGTGCTACCTAACGAATGCTCTAACACTAACATTTACAAAACGGTAATAATGAAAAAGGGGCCAAAATTGTGTTTTTCCCTCACATATATACTAAAGGAGAATGCTGTCATATCCAGTTACATTCCATTCCCACATATCTGTAACTTTGAAGTGGAGCCTTAATTACATTAATTCATGTAAACTCCAACTTGAACATTAACATTActgttgttaaaaaaaataccaCAGAAATCCAATGCTTTCCAAGGATAGTCAAACATGGAAAGTCATTAAACAAAAGAGTTTGCAAGGACTTGTACACAACAAACCTTGAAAATTAGTCGTTTTTGTCTAAATTTGTAAAACCTAAACACAGTAAACTATTGTTAGCCAGCTTGCTCCATAACCCAGTATGACTTCCCAAGCTCTGTGGGGTTCTTGCTCTTGACTGCTATACAATACAAAGTGATGGCATTTATGAACAAGAGGACCTAGGATTGGGGAATCCTAAGCTATTGAAGAGCTGTCCCACGTCTGTCCTCACTTTCTGTAGACTTCATTCCATTAGATTCATTTCTCATACCAACTGCCACGTCTCGACCATCGGGTTTCTGGATCTCGATCAAATTTTCCTGCAAAgccttcaaaaacaaaaaatttcgGCAATTGATACATGCACACAGGGGTTACAAAGAATGGGCTGTGCAACTTTACTTACCTGTAGAAGCTCAGTCATCCTGCCAGTGCCATAGTTCATGAATGTCTTGGAAATAGATTTAGAGTTGTGAAGATTGGGCTGTACAGCTTCGAAAGTTTCCTTCAATGGAGGCTCATTCATGTCCCCAATTTGTTGACGTGAATTTTCTGATGCCAGTGAGGATCGCTGTATTCCCTCAGTACCTTTGCTACGCATGACTACATCATTCGGTAGTATTTGGTTGGTCTCTTCCCCATGCTCGACATCTCTTCTTTTCTCACTAACTGAATCATTTTCATTCTGCAAAATGTTTGATGCTACTTGCTGGCCGGCTTGTGTTAGTGAAGGTTGTACTACATGTGTGTTCGTCATGGTTGTTGATCCAATAGGGGGTAGCATAGCTAAGGGTGTAACCATCTGCACATCCTTTTCTTGGAAAGCAGCTTGGGATGCATCCGAAGACACTTGACTAGTGCTTGATCCATTTGTTAGGTTAACAGGCTGGAGTACAACAGGAACCACGGTGCCTCTAGCACCCACCGGTGGGACTGAAGGGGCTACTACTGTCAAGGATGCAACCATAGCTTTTGAAGCCCGATTTACTTGTCTGTGCCGTCCAAGTTGGGATCCATTCAGCTCAGTCTTCTGCCTGAATCGCTTATGTCCATGCTTTTGATTCTCTACTGGTTGATGAGTTTCATTTCTTTGTATCATCTGAACATGTGGAGCAACATCATTTTCTGCTGTTATAGGAACATAATGTCCAGGCTTAAAGACAATGCCCCTCAGGTTGGTATTGCTGTCTCCAATTCTAACACTGAGCAAATAACCGGCATCAAACACAGCCTCAACAATACCAGTAACTGCCTTACCAACCATGGCATCATTTACATcaatatttttctcaatttgCGGGGTTTGGCTATTTTTCACACTATCAACACCCAGTGGTCTTTGAACACTGCTCATACGAGGAAGACTGGGGTCCTTCCTTGGTCGGCCCCGTTTTCGCTTCATAGGGAGGGCAAGTTGGCTATTGGAATGATCAAGTTGAATTGCTTGGTTCATTTTcagaagaaaaattaaatcgCTGTCTTATCTCTAAATCCCCAATAGTGCATCAGCCCTGTTGAAAGAAACCAGCCttgtaaaatttgaaataataaacagCATCTAAAATACAAAGCAATGCCTGATATCACAAAGTAAATTTGTATTTGGCAAAATCAAGAAAAAGTTTGGCAAGTTCAAATAATTCCACCATAGATTCAATAGTAATAACAACTTATAATAAGATGAGACATTTATAAGGATGCCAAATGTAGGATAGCATCTTTTCCTTCTAAAACAATCCGAGCTAAAGGTGGGTCCCTCCAGAACCCCTCCTCCCCAAAATATTAACAAAGGAAATAAGATCAAACAACATTACAGAATATTTTCTGTTCACTAATTAGAAATTCCTCCAGTTTTTTCCTGGAAAATAGTTAATGGAAAACAAGATTTTCTGTTCAAA from Ipomoea triloba cultivar NCNSP0323 chromosome 6, ASM357664v1 includes:
- the LOC116021548 gene encoding uncharacterized protein LOC116021548 codes for the protein MNQAIQLDHSNSQLALPMKRKRGRPRKDPSLPRMSSVQRPLGVDSVKNSQTPQIEKNIDVNDAMVGKAVTGIVEAVFDAGYLLSVRIGDSNTNLRGIVFKPGHYVPITAENDVAPHVQMIQRNETHQPVENQKHGHKRFRQKTELNGSQLGRHRQVNRASKAMVASLTVVAPSVPPVGARGTVVPVVLQPVNLTNGSSTSQVSSDASQAAFQEKDVQMVTPLAMLPPIGSTTMTNTHVVQPSLTQAGQQVASNILQNENDSVSEKRRDVEHGEETNQILPNDVVMRSKGTEGIQRSSLASENSRQQIGDMNEPPLKETFEAVQPNLHNSKSISKTFMNYGTGRMTELLQALQENLIEIQKPDGRDVAVGMRNESNGMKSTESEDRRGTALQ